DNA sequence from the Leopardus geoffroyi isolate Oge1 chromosome A3, O.geoffroyi_Oge1_pat1.0, whole genome shotgun sequence genome:
GGGACAACTTCACTGCTCGCCTCTTTAACATCTACAAGCAAGTCCTGAAAGAAGGCATTGCTCAGGTAACCAGTCCCCACTCCACCCCAATCTAGGACCtgtccctcccttttttttttaccagaagaAATTGGCCCAGGCCCTGAGCTCATGGAAATCTGCCTCTTGTTGGTCTCCACTAGGTTTGTACATCAGTGACCAATCCTGGGATGACCAAAAGAATGATTCCACTAGGTTTTGGAGCATTAGCCTGCAACTCTGATCTCTATGTAGAATTCATGTTACCTGTCTGTTCTGTGGCTAGGCCCTCAATCAGCCCTGGGCAAATGTACTCAGCCTTCAGTTTTCCCCACAGACTGTGTTCCTGGGCCTGAACCGCTCAGACTACATGTTCCAGCGCAATGCAGATGGCTCCCCAGTCCTGAAACAGATTGAAATCAACACCATCTCTGCCAGCTTTGGGGGCCTGGCCTCCCGTACCCCAGCTGTGCACCGGTGGGTCCTCTGGGCAACACTGGGCACACTGGTGGGGTGAAAGCCTAATAGGCCTACAGTCACAGGCAGGAACAGGGATCTCCAATTCCAACTATTTCTTCCCAGGCCCTGGGTCATGTGTTTCTCCTGTAGCAGTTTCCACTTGTAATTAGGTCTTAGTATGTCAAGGAGAGAAGGGACCTCACTGTTCATCTAGTCTTGCTCCCTCATTGTATAAAGTAGTATTGCAGCTTGAAGAAACAGTACCTGAGTGAGAAAGAGCTTGGAAGGCCTGAAGAGAGGTCAGAATCCATGGCAGAGAGGGATCAGTGGCTTCCCATTGGAAGGCTTGACCCTAGTAGCAACCATTTCCAGCCAGCGGTGATGTTCCAGGTTGCTGTGATTACAGATGGTTGGCAGCAGGATTCCAGATAGCAAGCACTGGTGCTCGGGGAAAGGCGTTTCAGATCATAGGGAGGCTGGTATAGAGTAGAAACACAGGGTCTTGGGGCTCTGGGCATATACACAGAGCCAGGGTTTGGGTGGCCCCATATAATCAGGCCTGAGAAGCATGATGATAAGATGCTTTTTAGTGTTCAGCTAATTCTCCAAGTGATGTTCCTATAAGGATCTGTGAGTCACAGGCAGAGAGGGGTCTTCTAGATCCATCCAATTACTGAATAAGACATCTCTTCCAACAGACATGTTCTCAATGTCCTGAGTAAGACCAAAGAAGCTGCCAAGATCCTCTCCAATAATCCCAGCAAGGGACTGGCCCAGGGGATCACCAAGGCCTGGGAGCTCTACGGCTCAGCCAAGTAAGGGGGAGAAAGAATGGTAGAATCCTGCTTTAGATTCAGCATTCGTGGGTGCAGTGCAAAGCAACTTCTTCGCCTGACATCTTTAGGaaatgagggattttttttcctggaaatagaAGCTTACACTTTTCAGTACCAGACTTTAAGGGGTTTCTGGGCTTCCTTCTTAAATAAGAGATACAGACTATAATTTAATCTTGTTGTTGGCTAGAGGTCACAATTATCTGTTAATGATTGCATTACTGTTAGTGATTGTATCTTGATGTAATACAGAGGTGCTATCTAGACTTAGAGAGGCATGTGAGGCTGTCTGCCTGCACTAATGGCCCCAACTGTTAGGCTTTAAGttcttattccttttcttcccagtTTTCCTGTCTCCCTACTATCAGTTCTTGCTTCCTACTGCTGTCAGTGTGCTTTAATTTGGAATCCTCCATTCCCATCCCTGTACCTCCTTTCTGATTTGCTATGGTTTGGGAAAGCAAGTGGTCTGGGTTGTCATGTACCATCTAATGAGTGTGAGGGCCTCTTTGATAAGTAAATGCATAAGCTTTGACTTAGCGATTTTGTGGTGTCTGTTGTAACTGCCTAGAGGcattttttgcttccttcctatTTTCAACCATGTTCCAGATGTGTACAGATGCCAGGTAAGTGACTTCTGTATATATAGGGGCGGCATTGTACCAATAGTTACTGCAATGTTTACATAGCTTTAATAGTTAACCGTTAATGAGCACTGACTGGTGCCACACTTTGTGCTAAGCGGTCTACACGTAGGATCTTATTAGATccttatatgaaatatttcaaggtAGATACCACCCAActccccccattttacagatgaggaaactggttcAGAGAAGTGAATGGCTCAAGGTCAGATGGTTGGTGGTAGAGCCCATAGTCCACTCCCTCTAGAATCTGCAACCTTAATCACTTTATTGCCTCTAAGAGAGCCTCTCTGGGCTTGCTAAGCCTCACTAAGACTCAAGAAACTTCGGACTCTGAATATTTAGAAGGCATAAGATGAATAGTTAACTCTTGGTTAAGTGTTTTTTAAGAGATTGAAGCCAGGAAAGGGTCAGCTGGGGAACTACTGATGAAAAAAATGCTGCAGAGGGTTTCTCCAACCAGGCTGTGAATAACATGGGAAGACTCATGTGCCTAGAACTAGGCACTGGTGGGTAGGAACTATGGGGTGCCTGAGCTGGGACTGGCTTCTCATTTTGAAAGTCAAATAGGCACTTCTGCTGACCTAGCATATGACCTTCGCTAAGACAGTTCTTTTCTCTGAGCAGCAGTTTGTAAAagggggatgataataataaaacctaaaagGGTGgtagtgagaattaaatgaaatctcatggctttgaaaaatgctttaaaaaatctggtgaggaatggaaaaaagacagtctctttaacaaatgccattgggaaaactagacagcaacatgcaaaagaatgaaactggaccactttcttacaccacacacaaaaataaattcaaaatggatgaaagacctaaatgtgggacaggaaaccatcaaaatatagaggagaacataggcagtaacctcaTTGACAATGGCCATAGCAAGTCTTACTAgctatgtctccagaggcaagggaaacaaaagcaaaaataaactattgggacctcatcaaaataaaaatcttctgcacagtgaaggaaaaaatcagcaaaactaaaaggcaacctttggtatgggagaagatatttgcaaatgacatatctgataaagggttagtatccaaaatatataaagaacttaataaaactcaacacccaaaaaataaataatccagtttaaaaatgagaagacatgaatacacatttttccaaagaagacatccagatggctaacagacacatgaagagatgcttaatatcactcatcatcagggaaatataagtcaaaactacaatgatatatcacctcacacctgtcagaatggctaaaatttacaacacagggaacaacagatgttggcgaggatgtgaagaaaagggaaccctcttacgttgttggtaggaatgcaaactggtgcagccactttggaaaacagtatggaggttccttaaaaagttgcactactaggtatttacccaaaggatataaaaataatgatttgaagGGATAAATACCcctgatgcttatagcagcattattaataatagccaaattattgaaagagccctaatgttcattgactgatgaatggataaagatgtggtgtgtatgtatgtgtgtgtgtgtgtgtgtgtgtgtgtgtatatataatgtaatattactcagtcatcagaaggaatgaaatcttgccatttgcaacaatgtggatggagctagagagtattatgctaaggaaataagtcaaagaaatacaaataccatatgatttcactcatatttaagaaataaaacagatgaacatggtgggggtggggtgggttgggaagagaggcaaaccagactcttaactacagagaacaaactgaggattactggaggagaagtgggggtgggggagtgggaggatgggctgaatgggggaagggcattAAGCAGAGAACTTAacgtgatgagcattgggtgttgtgtgtaagtgatgaatcactagattctacacctgaaactaatgttaactaaccggaatttaaaaacttgaaagactaaaaacaacaacaacaacaacaacaacaacaacaacaacaacaacaacaacaaaacccctcAGGATCATTATGTGGTACTTCCAATAGTAGTAGtagtggtaataataataatagtaataatagcagcTACCATTTAAGGAGTAATAGTTTCATTTTACTGAAGGGAAGACTGAGGGGTCAGAGAGGAGGAATAActtgccaaaagtcacacagctagtaagtttaGAATTCACGTCTATCTGCCTTTAAAGTCTGCATTCTTTCTACCATACTGTTCTGCCTCCAAGAGGAATGGTCCCATAGTATAGATCAAAAAACTCAGGCTCAAGCACTGATAGAACAGATGAATTTTTCATCGgttatctcattattttttagatttttaaaaaagcatggaAAATGAATTATGATTCCAATTTAGACATTTattcaaactctttcaaaatatagTGACTGTGGTTAGAATGAGTAGGGATAAGAAAGAAGGATTCTTGGTATAAAATGTTGGGAGCTATTATCCAGAGTCCTCACTCCCAGCCAGCACATTACTGCCACTTCACCTTCCTTAGCTGACACTTTCCTAGTCCTGTTCCCAAAATACTGTTCAGAACTGAAGGCAGGAGGAGGTAGAATATGTTTTCTGAGTCTGGCTGTGATTATTTGGCAGAGGGCAGGCTGACTTAACCAGGGGATGCGGTTCCACTTTAACCTACAGcttccagcctccctcctccGCCTCTTTTTGGAGGTAGGCCAGCCTGGGCCAGGTGCCACCTTCCCACCCATGAGGAGAGCAAATCAGGCTGCAATATGAAAAGCAAGGCCATTGGCCCTTGGGTGTCTCAGGGCAAGATGGCTTACAAAAGCACCATTTCTAGCTTGTCTCTCAGAAACCCAACTCAAAGCTAAGACTCAGCTTAATGTCATGTCTGACCCTCAAGAGATTtcaggcaaggggcgcctgggtggcgcagtcggttaagcgtccgacttcagccaggtcacgatctcgcggtccgtgagttcgagccccgcgtcgggctctgggctgatggctcagagcctggagcctgtttccgattctgtgtctccctctctctctgcccctcccccgttcatgctctgtctctctctgtcccaaaaataaaataaaacgttgaaaaaaaaaaaaatttgaaaaaaaaaaagagatttcagGCAAGCCAAGAGAGGAGGCATACTAGGACCTGTATTTCAGCTAAGTGGAAAGGAGTCAGGCAGAATGTAGTCCAAGAGGTTCAGCTGaggcagagaaaagcagagacaaaCAGACCAGAGGCCAGTTACAGGAGGAAGGAATCCACATTTAGATTCCTAAGCCCAAATCTGGCCACCCAAGAGTCTTAGCAAGAAGCTATGGGTGAAGAGCAATACGACTACAGCAAAAATGGAGTTTGGTACTCCAAACtgagggctcagagaggtggaatAACTTGCCAaaatcacatagctagtaagtttAGAATTCACGTCTGAATCTAAAGCCTTGTCCCTCAGGTAGCCAAACAGTTCCTGGCATTAactttttcctttgtccttgagCTCCTCCTTCTTTAAGAATTATGTTgatagcagaaagaaagaggtcaGGTAAGCCTCAATGATACCATTAATACTGTGGGACCAAATGTGTCCCTGTGTAGATCACAGTAATGTTGGGAGGCCCCAAGAGATAATTCCTTATTTATAGATGGTTCTATAGGGTTCTGTAGGATTTCCATTGACTATTATAATGTATCATGCAAGAACCACACACTCCTTTATTATATGCTTTACAGTCTAGTAATAGGGTCATTAGCCTCCAACCCCACAcattattctataaaatattcttcagtactttcatctgtttattctcccagaaagattttaaaatcattaagttTTAAGAAAAGGTCGTCTTGggtttttgagattttaaatctaagttttaatttgcatagaAAATTAACATCATTACAATATTTCATCTACCTactggagaaggaacagagacatCTCCATTTTTTCAAGTTTCCTAATTTCAGGAAATAATGTGTTAGAGCCTCGGGCATCGCCTGAGACCTTTCTGATTTGAGAGAATATCTGCTCTTTCAGGGAAGGTGTGTTCTCCTGAAGGTTATTGGATGGAGGGAGGACAAGCTTTGTAGTCACTTCAGCCAactgtgctcactctctccccaGCGCTCTGGTGCTACTGATTGctcaagagaaggaaaggaacataTTTGACCAGCGTGCTATAGAGAATGAGCTACTAGCCCGGTAAGTAAAGGAGGGGAGACCTCCAGATAATGGCCCTAGGCTTGTGAAGAACTACTCAGAACAGAGCATCCATTACCTCTAACCTTTGCCCATCTTTCCCAGGAATATCCACGTAATCCGTCGAAGGTTTGAAGATGTCTCTGAAAAGGGGTCTCTAGACCAAGACCGAAGGCTGTTTATGTAAGTGTTCAGGGAGTATTCCCAAATGATCTGGTAGAGGACTATTTTAGGAAACTTATTCTGCTACCCATTTCCCTCAGTAatgctttcttctaggagatGTGATggcttgcttccttctctctgaatTTTAGGGGCAAAATACCCCATCATCTCAGGAAAGTCTGGAGAAGGCTTGGTCATATTCTGCTTCTAAAAGGTTGTATCAGAGCTAttgacctttttctttctttttttttagagagaaagtgcaaatgggggaaagggacagaaggagagagagaatcctaagcagattccacactcagcacagaggccaacacagggctcaatcccatgacccctgggatcaggacctgagctgaaaccaagagtcggatccttagctgattaagccacccaggcaccccagagctaCCAAAATTCTTGATAAGGGCCTTCTTAAAATAACCCTGGTTTTCATATGTCCCTGGACTCCTAAAAGCTTTCTTGCCCCTCTTGGTAGCTATCAGGCCTGGACAGTTGGGCTGAGCAGtcagggaggaagaggaataGCTTACTCATTCTGTGATTGATCTGGGAGCTGCTCTCTGAGCTTAGGCAAGACATTATGGGGCCTGGATTTGTGGTCCACGCCAGGCCTTGTGCTCCCCTGCAGGGGGCTTCCACCAAGTGACTTTAGTACCACTTAGTTGGGTAGCATTGTTTGCAACACACATATTTAGACCTGGAAtttataggttttttgttttgttttgttttttaaatttgtgattcttcttcttcttttttttttaaatgttttatttatttttgagagagagtgtgagcaggggaggggcagagggagagggagacagagaagcccaagcaggctctgtgctgtcagcacagagcctgatgcagggctcaagttcacaaactgagatcatgacatgagccaaaatcaagagtcagatgcttaactgattgagccacccacatgcccctaatCTGTGATTCTTAAAATTAAGGACCTCCATTGAaaggcccctaggtggctcagtcacttaagcatccaacttcagctcagctcatgatctcacagttcatggattcgagccccgcatcaggctctgtgctgacagctcagagcctggagcctgctttggattctgtgtctctctctctctctgcccctcccccacttgtgctctgtctccctgcctctctcgaaaataaataaacataaaaaaaaatgtttttaatttatttatctgatTTGATTCTGGTTGCTTTCTTGCTTCCCTGTGGGCTTCCTACAATGACTCTAGATCTAGAATATTCTAAAGCATTCTTCACTGCATACCTTCATGTTTTTAGTGGAAGAAGTAGTGGTATGGGTATATCTACTTTCATTGCTTCCAGTGAACCCCTGATTCAGCAGCCTGTGTGGTCTGGCTTTCAAAGAGGACAAACTCATTTGGATGCACTGTGAAATATACTGAATCGCTCTATTAGTTATAATTTAACATAGCAGCATTCTCCATTCTGTGTTCTAGGGATGGCCAGGAAGTTGCTGTGGTTTATTTCCGGGATGGCTACATGCCGAGTCAGTACAGTGTACAGGTTGGTATTCTGTTAGACTATTCTCTGCCTCCTAGGACCCAAAATCATTCCTTGGAGACCCAGCTCAGGCATCACAATAACCTGGGTTTttccctgggccctgccctcagTTCTTCCTCAGGGAACTTACTGCTGGAACCTCTTATTCTCCCACAAGCTTTTTACTATCTGTCACTCTCTACACACTGTCTTCTAGACTCTGAATCCTCAGGTATCTATGTTGCTTCAGCCATTCACATTGTTTCTAGGGATATActggcaaatgttttttttttttttttttttttttaacgtttatttatttttgggacagagagagacagagcatgaacgggggagggtcagagagagagggagacacagaattggaaacaggctccaggctctgagccatcagcccagagcctgacgcggggctcgaactcacggaccgcgagatcgtgacctggctgaagtcggacgcttaaccgactgcgccacccaggcgcccctggcaaatgtttttttaacgtttgtttatttttgagagagacagtgagcagcggaggggcagaaagagagggagactcagaatccaaagcaggctccagcctcttagctgttagcacagggcctacgtgagacttgaacccaggaactgtgagatcatgacctgagccagtgttggatgctcaactgactgacccacccaggagctccctggCAAATGTTAAACAGTCATCTTTTTAAGGGGGAAAGCCCCAgtttgtagcatttgctgatttctatGGTATACTCCCATCATGGCCGATTTCAAGTTacccaacttttctttttttcactgcttCAGCAagaacatttgttttttccttaaagtttttatttttaagtaatctctatacccaacatgaggctcaaacctacaaccctgagatcaatagtctTAGgttctatggactgagccagccaggtgctcccaacCTACTTAACATTTCTGAACCCAGAGATGGGTACAATCAGCTCTGGGTAGCTAATGCAAACCAGTTCCACCATACCACTGACCAGCTCCTTCCTGCCAACTCTTACTTCTCTTTTATCTGTGTTAGAAAGTTTTTCTGTCCATTCATGTTAATGACAGTAATGATGATACCACCTTATCTTGCTATCCTACCATGTAGTTTCAAAATTACTTTCcacatccattatttcattttatccttacaACCACTGTGTGAGGTATATAATTATCACCATTATACAGACGGAGAAACTAAGATTTGGAGAGATTCAGGGGCTTGTCTAAGATCTCACAGGGAGTTCCCAGGCTTTCTGATTCTTGGTCCACTAGCATATCCAACATATTGTTCTCCGCCTGCCCCTAATCCATAGTATGGAGAAGCTAAGAAGCCCTGCTTTCACTTGGGAGAAATAAGTTAGGAAATACCATGATCAGTATGCCTGGGGTCATGAGCCTTTGGCTCTGCCTGTGTGTGACCATGGACAGGTTTCTGACCCTTTATGGGATCAATTTCTGTAAGCTGAGGAAACTATACTCAAAACATGAGGGAGCTCCTTccagatctttaattttttgaatatagGATTTTCCCTAAGACCCAGCTGAGTAAGGAACCCAACAGTTCCATAGAGGTGGAAGCTCTGTAGAAGGTCCTTTCCTCTAGAAAGTGGTTAGGAGTGGTGGAAACTTGCTgagtagaaaaagacaaaactgtccATGGGGAAAATGGATCCAGGCTCCAGGaaggggccaaaaaaaaaaaaaaaaaaaaaaaactttaaaaagagattgAGCTAACAGGGAAATAAGTCTGTGCATAAGGAGGAGGACATATTTAGGGAATTGGAAACTCACACAAGGTTTAGAATTTGAAGATAAATCTGCAAAGCTTAGTGACTTGTTAGTTGATGTTGGGAATGCCCCTGCTCATCTCTGAATTTTGCTTCCCTGCTTTTAACAAAATGGAGTACTTCTCTGGGTTTATCTCTGATGTTCTGGGCACCAGTAACTGCCTGGAACATCAAAGGTGGTTGAGATTCTTGGTAAAGACCAGGCAAATATGCTGCAGGTGGACTGTGTATCAAAGGGAGGACAGCATGGGTGGTTGTGGATGTTGCTCCTTAGGCCTTAGCCTTTATCCTGCTGTGGTCAGTTTGATGTGGTCTGGAGTTCAAGGACAGGTTATCCCCAGTGTCTGAGAATGGGGACCTCTGCTGTTTACCTGCCTCTCACACACTAAACTCTTAGCACATCAGACCATTCATCCTATGATTACCCACTTGCAGGCTTTTGCTAATTATTCTGCTAATCTGAGTGTCTTCCCTATTGACCCTACCTGACTACTCAAATTTCACTTCactaaacaacaataacaaataattaCCGAGCACTGTGTCAGACAGTGGGGATACAAAAGAAACCAGACAGGTGCTGGAGCTCACATTTTGGTCAGGGAGATGGTcatcagaaagtaagaaaaaacagaaaaaaaaattttttttctagctgaGGGAAActctttgaataaaataatagagtgaaggggcatctgggtggctcagtcagttaggcgtccaacttcagcccaagtcatgatcccgcactcatgggttcaagccccttgtcaggctctgtgctgacagctcagagcctggagcctgctttggattctgtgtctccctctctctctgcccctcccctgcttgcattctgtctctctcttggctctctcccaagaaataaataaatactaaaaagaaaataataattaaaaaaataatagagtgaaAAGATAAGAGAATTATGAAAAACCCACATTAAATAGGGTGGTTTGAGCTGAGACCTAAGAATGAGAAGGATCTAATCATCCACTGGAAAAGCCAAAAGGAAAATACTTTCAGGCAGAGGGGAAAGCAGCAAATGCTAAGGCCCTGAGGTGGAGTGACATCTGTGTGTTTGAGGACTGACTGGCCTGTATGGCTGGACTGTGAGAGTGGGATGCAGGGAGGTCATGAAATTGACATGGTTGAAAGGGGGACAGGAGGCAGATCCTGCAGGGTCTTGTGAGCTTtggtaaggagtttggattttatttgaagTACAGTAGGAAGCTGAGCTCATACACAAGTGTCTCACCTCTTTCAAACCTCTTCATCTACTTTTCTATGCCCTTATCTTGTTATTTCCCTTTTAATTATAGTCATGTACCATTGTGCTAAactgtgagctccctgagggcaagaATCCTACATATTGGAAGAATCCACATCTGCCTTACAAAGAGATGCAATGACCCTGGGAGATGATGAATgtgaagaaagaaagcatgatACCTGGCATCTGATGGATGCTCAGTAAAAGTCAGCCAAAGTGAAATGAAGTagaattacttttgttttcttccctctgcagAACTGGGAAGCACGCCTGCTGCTGGAGAGGTCATGTGCTATCAAATGCCCAGATATTGCCACCCAGCTGGCTGGGACAAAGAAGGTGCAGCAGGAGCTGAGCAGAATGGGTGTGCTGGAGATGTTGCTCCCTGGCCAGCCTGAGACTGTGGCCCGCCTCCGTGCCACATTTGCTGGCCTCTACTCACTGGACATGGTTTGTGGGCTGCCTCTTTCTTCCACCACAGCAGGAACCCAGAATTCAATGTATTGGGGAGGCTGGAGCTAGTAGTGGGCTGGAGTCCATTGTAAGCTCCCTCAACAAAGGTAGAGATCCAGATAAGAGGTGGAAAGGGGAAGGAGCTGAGGAGGACAGCAAGAATTGGGGAATATCTATATGTGTTTTCCATGCCTCCTACTGTGGAGCCCTGAACTGTTGCCAGAGAAAGCTTGTTTTCATCGTACTTGCTGCCTTCAGGAGTTTGTTGGGGGTGACATCCAGATAGTAGCATCTAGCCTCACTCCTGTTATTCCTCTGATGCTGCTCTGCACAACCAGCAGGACCGCAGCTCCTGCCCCTGGTTTAAGACTGCTGGTAACTGCTTTCTTGCCTCCTGCCAGGGTGAAGAAGGGGACCAGGCCATTACTGAGGCCCTTGCTGCCCCTAGCCAGTTCGTGCTAAAGCCCCAGAGAGAGGGTGGAGGTAGGTGGTTCCCCCTTGGTAGGGCTGCTCAGTGGAAGGGAAGTGAGCAAGAAGGCTGTTACCAATGCTGACTCACACTTGCTATGGGCACAGTCCCAGGCTCTAGGGGACATAGGATGAACTCACACAGGCCTTCACCTTGGACAATGTCCCAGAAGACCCTGTGATCAAGTGATATTGAGCACAGAGGGACCTGATTAACCATAACTGGAGGGTTCGTACAAGTTTAGTCTGAGGTGCCTGTGACCAGATTGTGGGGAAGTGGGATAGGGCATATCAGGAGGTTGGATAGGGCATATCAGGAGGTTGGATATCTTGCTGCCTGGTttgaactccttgagggcagggatcatgTCTGTCCACAGACCCAGAAGAAATGAGTTTTGATCTTGGTCTTAAGGGATAGGTAGGAGTTTACTAggtggaaaaggagggagagtATTCCATACAGAAGGAGTAGCCTCAAGGAGAGGCACTGGTCCATGGACGTGTGGTACATTTGGAGATTAATGAATACTGGTAAGACTCGAGTATAGCATGAGAaatgggaggaggcagggatttGGGCTGGAAAAGATGGTTTGGGACATGATTATAGAGACCATTAAAAATATGTAGGAAGTTGGATTTTATCCTAAGGGTAGTGGGAATCCATTAGAGAGATTTAAGGAGGAAAGGGATACACATCTGATCCAGGATCCATGTTTCAGCCATGGTAAAGTATGTCCTGGATGAGGGGAGACACTGGCAACAGACATCATAGAGGAGGCTGGTATAATTGTCCAGAAGAGCAATGTATAGGCCTGGGCTAGGGCTATGACATTGTAAGAGTACAGACTGAAGAGACATGTCTGAGTTATTGACAGGTAATGGAGAGGGAGGAGTTAAATATGAGTCAGGATGCCTTTCACCTATTGGGAGCAGGGAGATCCAGGAAGAGCAGGTTCAAGACAGAAGCAATGAGTTCTCTTTGGACATGCTGAGTTTGTTTTGGGAGCCCATAGGGTATCCCTGCAATGTCAAGAACAGGGAGCTTAAGTTGAAGATTTGGGAATTAACAAGTCATAGAATATAGATGGAGCCTTAGAAAcctccctggggcggggggagggagtgTGTTCATGGAGGAGAGAACAGGGTGGCAGATGGATTCCTTGGTAATTCCAACATTGAAGAGGAGCAGGAACCAGTTAGGGAGGCTGAGAAGGAAAACCATAGACAAGTAGGAGAACCAAGGCAGGATGCTGTGGTGAGGTGTGTTTGCTTATGTGAGAAAGGACTCTCCTATTAAAGTGACATTCCCTTCTTGGGAGCCAGGCCTGCCCTGGCTTCACTGAGCTGGTGTTAGAAACTGAGGCTGCTGCCTTGACCAC
Encoded proteins:
- the GSS gene encoding glutathione synthetase isoform X3 encodes the protein MDFNMLVDAVSQNAAFLEQTLSSTIKRDNFTARLFNIYKQVLKEGIAQTVFLGLNRSDYMFQRNADGSPVLKQIEINTISASFGGLASRTPAVHRHVLNVLSKTKEAAKILSNNPSKGLAQGITKAWELYGSANALVLLIAQEKERNIFDQRAIENELLARNIHVIRRRFEDVSEKGSLDQDRRLFMDGQEVAVVYFRDGYMPSQYSVQNWEARLLLERSCAIKCPDIATQLAGTKKVQQELSRMGVLEMLLPGQPETVARLRATFAGLYSLDMGEEGDQAITEALAAPSQFVLKPQREGGGNNLYGEEMVQALEHLKDSEERASYILMEKIEPEPFGNCLLRPGSPVRVVQCISELGIFGVYVRQGKTLVMNKHVGHLLRTKAIEHADGGVAAGVAVLDNPYPV
- the GSS gene encoding glutathione synthetase isoform X2, which codes for MATGWGSLLQDEQQLEELARQAVDRALAEGVLLRTLQEPSSSDVVSYAPFTLFPSLVPSALLEQAYAVQMDFNMLVDAVSQNAAFLEQTLSSTIKRDNFTARLFNIYKQVLKEGIAQTVFLGLNRSDYMFQRNADGSPVLKQIEINTISASFGGLASRTPAVHRHVLNVLSKTKEAAKILSNNPSKGLAQGITKAWELYGSANALVLLIAQEKERNIFDQRAIENELLARNIHVIRRRFEDVSEKGSLDQDRRLFMDGQEVAVVYFRDGYMPSQYSVQNWEARLLLERSCAIKCPDIATQLAGTKKVQQELSRMGVLEMLLPGQPETVARLRATFAGLYSLDMGEEGDQAITEALAAPSQFVLKPQREGGGNNLYGEEMVQALEHLKDSEERASYILMEKIEPEPFGNCLLRPGSPVRVVQCISELGIFGVYVSISACHVPPNPTTTIAILTERERRKLTATEM
- the GSS gene encoding glutathione synthetase isoform X4 — encoded protein: MATGWGSLLQDEQQLEELARQAVDRALAEGVLLRTLQEPSSSDVVSYAPFTLFPSLVPSALLEQAYAVQMDFNMLVDAVSQNAAFLEQTLSSTIKRDNFTARLFNIYKQVLKEGIAQTVFLGLNRSDYMFQRNADGSPVLKQIEINTISASFGGLASRTPAVHRHVLNVLSKTKEAAKILSNNPSKGLAQGITKAWELYGSANALVLLIAQEKERNIFDQRAIENELLARNIHVIRRRFEDVSEKGSLDQDRRLFMDGQEVAVVYFRDGYMPSQYSVQVGILLDYSLPPRTQNHSLETQLRHHNNLGFSLGPALSSSSGNLLLEPLILPQAFYYLSLSTHCLLDSESSGIYVASAIHIVSRDILECFFNVCLFLRETVSSGGAEREGDSESKAGSSLLAVSTGPT
- the GSS gene encoding glutathione synthetase isoform X1, producing the protein MATGWGSLLQDEQQLEELARQAVDRALAEGVLLRTLQEPSSSDVVSYAPFTLFPSLVPSALLEQAYAVQMDFNMLVDAVSQNAAFLEQTLSSTIKRDNFTARLFNIYKQVLKEGIAQTVFLGLNRSDYMFQRNADGSPVLKQIEINTISASFGGLASRTPAVHRHVLNVLSKTKEAAKILSNNPSKGLAQGITKAWELYGSANALVLLIAQEKERNIFDQRAIENELLARNIHVIRRRFEDVSEKGSLDQDRRLFMDGQEVAVVYFRDGYMPSQYSVQNWEARLLLERSCAIKCPDIATQLAGTKKVQQELSRMGVLEMLLPGQPETVARLRATFAGLYSLDMGEEGDQAITEALAAPSQFVLKPQREGGGNNLYGEEMVQALEHLKDSEERASYILMEKIEPEPFGNCLLRPGSPVRVVQCISELGIFGVYVRQGKTLVMNKHVGHLLRTKAIEHADGGVAAGVAVLDNPYPV